From a region of the Streptomyces tirandamycinicus genome:
- a CDS encoding aspartate carbamoyltransferase catalytic subunit → MKRHLISAADLTRDDAVLILDTAEEMARVADRPIKKLPTLRGRTVVNLFFEDSTRTRISFEAAEKRLSADVINFAAKGSSVSKGESLKDTAQTLEAMGVDAVVIRHGASGAPYRLATSGWIDAAVVNAGDGTHQHPTQALLDAFTMRRRLVGRDAGLGQDLAGRRITIVGDILHSRVARSNVDLLHTLGADVTLVAPPTLLPVGVGHWPCEVSYDLDAALPKSDAVMLLRVQRERMNAAFFPTEREYSRRYGLDGDRMAKMPEHAIVMHPGPMVRGMEITAEVADSGRCTAIEQVANGVHTRMAVLYLLLGGNEPAVTHARTEETK, encoded by the coding sequence ATGAAGCGTCACCTCATCTCGGCCGCCGACCTCACCCGCGACGACGCCGTCCTGATCCTCGACACCGCCGAGGAGATGGCCAGGGTCGCCGACCGGCCGATCAAGAAGCTGCCCACCCTGCGCGGCCGGACCGTCGTCAACCTCTTCTTCGAGGACTCGACCAGGACCCGCATCTCCTTCGAGGCCGCCGAGAAGCGGCTGTCCGCGGACGTCATCAACTTCGCCGCGAAGGGCTCGTCCGTCTCCAAGGGCGAGTCGCTCAAGGACACCGCGCAGACCCTGGAGGCGATGGGCGTCGACGCCGTCGTCATCCGGCACGGTGCCTCCGGCGCCCCCTACCGCCTCGCCACCTCGGGCTGGATCGACGCCGCGGTCGTCAACGCCGGCGACGGCACCCACCAGCACCCGACCCAGGCGCTGCTCGACGCCTTCACCATGCGCCGCCGCCTGGTCGGGCGGGACGCCGGACTGGGGCAGGACCTGGCGGGCAGGCGGATCACGATCGTCGGGGACATCCTGCACAGCCGCGTCGCCCGGTCGAACGTGGACCTGCTGCACACCCTCGGCGCCGACGTCACCCTGGTCGCGCCGCCCACCCTGCTGCCCGTCGGCGTGGGGCACTGGCCCTGCGAGGTCTCGTACGACCTCGACGCCGCGCTGCCCAAGAGCGACGCGGTGATGTTGCTGCGGGTGCAGCGCGAGCGCATGAACGCGGCCTTCTTCCCGACCGAGCGCGAGTACTCGCGACGGTACGGCCTCGACGGCGACCGCATGGCGAAGATGCCCGAGCACGCCATCGTGATGCACCCGGGCCCGATGGTGCGCGGCATGGAGATCACCGCCGAGGTCGCCGACTCCGGCCGCTGCACCGCCATCGAACAGGTCGCCAACGGCGTGCACACCCGGATGGCGGTCCTCTACCTGCTTCTCGGCGGCAACGAGCCCGCCGTCACCCACGCTCGTACCGAGGAGACGAAGTAA
- the pyrR gene encoding bifunctional pyr operon transcriptional regulator/uracil phosphoribosyltransferase PyrR: MDAEVSDAARPVLEGPDIARVLTRIAHEIVERAKGADDVVLLGIPTRGVFLADRLAAKLAAITGRTIPVGSLDITMYRDDLRLRPARALARTDIPADGIDGRLVVLVDDVLFSGRTIRAALDALNDIGRPRAVQLAVLVDRGHRELPIRADYVGKNLPTSLRETVKVQLDEEDGRDAVLLGERREAGVPAAEGRRNETARSGER, encoded by the coding sequence ATGGACGCAGAAGTTTCCGATGCCGCGCGCCCCGTTCTCGAGGGCCCCGACATCGCGCGGGTACTGACCCGCATCGCCCATGAGATCGTCGAGCGCGCCAAGGGCGCCGACGACGTGGTGCTCCTCGGCATCCCGACCCGCGGGGTCTTCCTGGCCGACCGGCTCGCCGCCAAGCTCGCCGCGATCACCGGCCGCACCATCCCCGTCGGCTCGCTCGACATCACCATGTACCGCGACGACCTGCGGCTCCGTCCCGCCCGCGCCCTCGCGCGCACGGACATCCCGGCCGACGGGATCGACGGCCGCCTGGTCGTCCTCGTCGACGACGTGCTCTTCTCCGGGCGCACCATCCGCGCCGCCCTCGACGCGCTGAACGACATCGGCCGGCCGCGCGCCGTCCAGCTCGCGGTCCTGGTGGACCGCGGCCACCGCGAGCTGCCCATCCGCGCCGACTACGTCGGCAAGAACCTCCCGACGTCGCTGCGGGAGACGGTCAAGGTCCAGCTCGACGAGGAGGACGGCCGCGACGCCGTGCTGCTCGGCGAGCGGCGAGAGGCGGGCGTTCCCGCGGCCGAGGGCCGCCGGAACGAGACCGCCCGGTCCGGCGAGCGATAG
- the bldD gene encoding transcriptional regulator BldD: MSSEYAKQLGAKLRAIRTQQGLSLHGVEEKSQGRWKAVVVGSYERGDRAVTVQRLAELADFYGVPVQELLPGTTPGGAAEPPPKLVLDLERLAHVPAEKAGPLQRYAATIQSQRGDYNGKVLSIRQDDLRTLAVIYDQSPSVLTEQLISWGVLDADARRAVAHEEG; encoded by the coding sequence ATGTCCAGCGAATACGCAAAACAGCTCGGGGCCAAGCTCCGCGCCATCCGTACCCAGCAGGGGCTCTCGCTCCACGGGGTGGAGGAGAAGTCCCAGGGCCGCTGGAAGGCCGTCGTCGTCGGGTCGTACGAGCGCGGAGACCGCGCCGTGACCGTGCAGCGCCTCGCCGAGCTGGCGGACTTCTACGGTGTACCGGTGCAGGAGCTCCTTCCCGGCACCACGCCGGGCGGTGCCGCCGAGCCGCCGCCGAAGCTCGTTCTCGACCTCGAGCGCCTCGCCCACGTCCCCGCCGAGAAGGCCGGGCCGCTGCAGCGCTACGCGGCGACCATCCAGAGCCAGCGCGGTGACTACAACGGCAAGGTGCTCTCGATCCGGCAGGACGACCTGCGCACGCTCGCCGTCATCTACGACCAGTCGCCGTCGGTGCTCACCGAGCAGCTGATCAGCTGGGGCGTACTGGACGCGGACGCGCGCCGCGCCGTGGCCCACGAAGAGGGCTGA
- the nusB gene encoding transcription antitermination factor NusB, with amino-acid sequence MAARNKARKRAFQILFEADQRGASVQEVLADWIRHSRSDDRQPPVSEYTMELVEGYAEHADRIDELIATHAVGWTLDRMPVVDRNIVRLGTYELVWVDGTPDAVVIDEAVQLAKEFSTDDSPSFVNGLLARFKDLKPTLRDA; translated from the coding sequence GTGGCTGCCCGCAACAAGGCCCGCAAGCGTGCTTTCCAGATCCTCTTCGAGGCCGACCAGCGCGGTGCCTCCGTGCAGGAGGTCCTCGCGGACTGGATCCGGCACTCGCGGTCCGACGACCGTCAGCCGCCGGTCAGCGAGTACACGATGGAGCTGGTCGAGGGCTACGCGGAGCACGCGGACCGGATCGACGAGCTGATCGCCACCCACGCCGTCGGCTGGACGCTCGACCGGATGCCCGTCGTGGACCGCAACATCGTGCGGCTCGGCACGTACGAACTGGTCTGGGTGGACGGCACCCCGGACGCCGTCGTGATCGACGAGGCGGTGCAGCTCGCCAAGGAGTTCTCCACCGACGACTCGCCGTCCTTCGTGAACGGCCTGCTGGCACGTTTCAAGGACCTCAAGCCGACCCTGCGCGACGCGTAG
- the efp gene encoding elongation factor P, translating to MATTNDLKNGMVLKLDNDQLWSVVEFQHVKPGKGPAFVRTKLKNVLSGKIVDKTFNAGVKVETATVDRRDMQFSYMDGEYFVFMDMQTYDQLHVARNAVGDAANFLIEGFTATVATHEGEVLYVELPAAVELVIQETEPGVQGDRSTGGTKPATLETGYTIQVPLFITTGEKIKVDTRSGDYLGRVNS from the coding sequence GTGGCCACCACGAACGACCTCAAGAACGGCATGGTGCTCAAGCTCGACAACGACCAGCTCTGGTCCGTCGTCGAGTTCCAGCACGTCAAGCCCGGCAAGGGCCCGGCCTTCGTGCGCACCAAGCTCAAGAACGTGCTCTCCGGCAAGATCGTCGACAAGACCTTCAACGCCGGCGTGAAGGTCGAGACGGCCACCGTCGACCGCCGCGACATGCAGTTCTCGTACATGGACGGCGAGTACTTCGTCTTCATGGACATGCAGACGTACGACCAGCTGCACGTCGCCCGCAACGCCGTCGGCGACGCCGCCAACTTCCTCATCGAGGGCTTCACCGCCACCGTGGCGACGCACGAGGGCGAGGTGCTCTACGTCGAGCTGCCGGCCGCCGTCGAGCTCGTCATCCAGGAGACCGAGCCGGGCGTGCAGGGCGACCGCTCCACGGGCGGCACCAAGCCCGCCACCCTGGAGACCGGCTACACCATCCAGGTCCCGCTCTTCATCACCACCGGTGAGAAGATCAAGGTCGACACCCGTTCCGGTGACTACCTCGGCCGGGTGAACAGCTAA
- a CDS encoding aminopeptidase P family protein, protein MSEVFAVRRSRLRDRCVAAGSAAALISRPANVRYLAGGAPPGAVLLLAPAGDSADELLCPTAPTGDPVDGRLDEQLRLTVLPVHGDDPAVAAAESAAGSGADALAVEENHLTVARHRALRTVAPGLRLTDLDGAVEQQRMVKDEDEIACLRIAAEITDQALGELLESILVGRTERHLALELERRLVDHGADGPAFPTSVATGPNAGRRRHRPSDRRVEEGDFLSVCLGANYRGYRCEIGRTFVIGTTPADWQIDLYDLVFAAQRAAREALLPGAGYRDVDRAARHLLDSAGYGEGLAPLTGHGVGLEIDEDPQLAPAAMGKLDACVPVTVEPGVHLPGRGGVRIDDTLVVRQEADGGPELLTITTKELLAL, encoded by the coding sequence ATGTCCGAGGTGTTCGCCGTCCGCCGCAGCCGGCTGCGCGACCGTTGTGTCGCGGCCGGGAGCGCCGCGGCCCTGATCTCCCGGCCTGCCAATGTCCGCTACCTCGCAGGCGGCGCCCCACCCGGCGCCGTGCTGCTGCTGGCCCCGGCGGGCGACTCCGCCGACGAACTGCTGTGCCCCACCGCGCCCACCGGTGACCCGGTCGACGGGCGCCTGGACGAGCAGCTGCGGCTGACCGTCCTGCCGGTCCACGGAGACGACCCCGCCGTCGCCGCCGCCGAGAGCGCCGCGGGATCGGGGGCCGACGCGCTCGCCGTCGAGGAGAACCACCTCACCGTCGCCCGCCACCGGGCGCTGCGCACCGTCGCCCCCGGTCTGCGGCTGACCGACCTGGACGGCGCCGTCGAGCAGCAGCGGATGGTGAAGGACGAGGACGAGATCGCCTGTCTGCGGATCGCTGCCGAGATCACCGACCAGGCCCTCGGTGAACTGCTGGAGTCCATCCTCGTCGGCCGCACCGAGCGCCATCTCGCCCTCGAGCTCGAACGCCGGCTCGTCGACCACGGCGCCGACGGCCCGGCCTTCCCCACCTCCGTCGCCACCGGCCCGAACGCCGGGCGCCGCCGGCACCGGCCGTCCGACCGGCGCGTCGAGGAAGGGGACTTCCTGTCCGTCTGCCTCGGTGCCAACTACCGCGGCTACCGCTGCGAGATCGGCCGTACGTTCGTCATCGGCACCACTCCCGCGGACTGGCAGATCGATCTGTACGACCTCGTCTTCGCCGCTCAGCGGGCCGCCCGGGAGGCTCTGCTGCCCGGCGCCGGGTACCGGGACGTCGACCGCGCGGCCCGCCACCTCCTCGACTCGGCGGGCTACGGCGAGGGACTCGCGCCGCTCACCGGTCACGGTGTAGGACTGGAAATCGACGAGGACCCGCAGCTGGCACCTGCCGCCATGGGTAAACTGGACGCTTGTGTGCCGGTCACCGTCGAACCGGGGGTCCACCTCCCGGGCCGGGGCGGAGTCCGGATCGATGACACGCTCGTCGTGCGCCAGGAGGCGGACGGCGGACCCGAGCTACTCACCATCACGACCAAGGAGCTGCTCGCGCTCTAG
- a CDS encoding AAA family ATPase, with product MQHTAGAPLPPHGPERVPGPGPDPAAGWERQPTGPAPSQSASPPQGPPVRGRSGPVPQQAPPPSPDNAGHFPLPAGGPVPAPSPSPSPSPSPSPVPVPSPFAENGTGTGTATLAVLLIGPAGAGKTTVARHWAQHRRVPTAHISLDDVREWVCSGFADPQTGWNDQSEAQYRLARRTCGFAARNFLANGISCILDDAVFPDRPVVGLGGWKRHVGPGLLPVVLLPGLEVVLERNAERSGNRRLSDEEVAGIHGRMAGWYGSGLPIIDNSRCDVETTARILDDVLARALKSPPAW from the coding sequence ATGCAGCACACAGCGGGAGCCCCGCTGCCTCCCCACGGTCCGGAAAGGGTCCCGGGCCCCGGGCCCGACCCGGCGGCCGGATGGGAACGGCAGCCCACCGGCCCTGCCCCGTCTCAGAGCGCTTCGCCCCCGCAGGGACCGCCCGTCCGGGGACGGAGCGGGCCGGTACCGCAGCAGGCTCCGCCGCCCTCCCCGGACAACGCGGGGCACTTCCCCCTCCCGGCGGGCGGACCGGTTCCGGCACCCTCGCCCTCTCCGTCACCGTCACCGTCACCGTCCCCGGTCCCGGTCCCGTCCCCGTTCGCCGAGAACGGCACCGGCACCGGCACCGCCACGCTCGCGGTCCTGCTGATCGGCCCGGCGGGCGCGGGCAAGACGACCGTCGCCCGCCACTGGGCGCAGCACCGCCGCGTACCCACCGCGCACATCAGCCTCGACGACGTCCGGGAATGGGTCTGCTCCGGCTTCGCCGACCCCCAGACCGGCTGGAACGACCAGTCGGAGGCCCAGTACCGCCTGGCCCGCCGCACCTGCGGCTTCGCCGCCCGCAACTTCCTGGCCAACGGGATCTCCTGCATCCTCGACGACGCCGTCTTCCCCGACCGCCCCGTCGTCGGGCTCGGCGGATGGAAGCGCCACGTGGGGCCCGGGCTGCTGCCGGTGGTGCTCCTGCCCGGCCTGGAGGTCGTCCTGGAGCGCAACGCCGAGCGCAGCGGCAACCGCCGCCTCTCGGACGAGGAGGTCGCGGGCATCCACGGCCGCATGGCCGGCTGGTACGGCTCCGGCCTCCCGATCATCGACAACTCCCGGTGCGACGTCGAGACCACCGCGCGCATCCTGGACGACGTGCTGGCACGCGCGCTGAAGAGCCCCCCGGCCTGGTAG
- the aroQ gene encoding type II 3-dehydroquinate dehydratase gives MSRRVLVLNGPNLGRLGSREPDVYGSTSYPGLVDACRTLGKELGFDVDVRETNDEGEMIRWLHEAADGSIPVVINPGAFTHYSYGMRDAAAQRTAPLIEVHISNPYAREEFRHTSVIAAVASGTVAGFGIGSYRLALRALAGELGG, from the coding sequence GTGAGCCGCCGGGTGCTCGTGCTGAACGGCCCCAACCTCGGGCGCCTCGGCTCCCGCGAGCCGGACGTCTACGGCTCCACCTCCTACCCCGGGCTGGTCGACGCCTGCCGCACGCTGGGCAAGGAACTCGGTTTCGACGTCGACGTCCGGGAGACCAACGACGAGGGCGAGATGATCCGCTGGCTGCACGAGGCCGCCGACGGATCTATCCCGGTCGTCATCAACCCCGGCGCGTTCACGCACTACTCGTACGGCATGCGTGACGCGGCGGCCCAGCGGACCGCCCCGCTCATCGAGGTGCACATCTCGAACCCGTACGCGCGCGAGGAGTTCCGCCACACCTCGGTGATCGCGGCGGTCGCGTCCGGAACCGTCGCCGGTTTCGGTATCGGCTCCTACCGGCTGGCCCTGCGCGCGCTGGCCGGGGAACTCGGCGGCTGA
- the aroB gene encoding 3-dehydroquinate synthase — MTEQAVTRIQVGGTAGTDPYEVLVGRSLLGELPGLIGPRAKRVAVVHPEALAETGDEIRRDLAGQGYEAVAIQVPNAEEAKTAEVAAYCWKALGQTGFTRSDVIVGVGGGATTDLAGFVAATWLRGVRWIAVPTTVLAMVDAAVGGKTGINTAEGKNLVGAFHPPAGVICDLGALDSLPVHDYVSGLAEIIKAGFIADPAILELIEADPQGARTPAGPHTAELVERSIRVKADVVSSDLKESGLREILNYGHTLAHAIEKNERYKWRHGAAVSVGMVFAAELGRLAGRLDDATADRHRAVLESVGLPLTYRGDQWPRLLETMRVDKKSRGDLLRFIVLDGLAKPTVLEGPDPAVLLAAFGEVSA, encoded by the coding sequence ATGACCGAGCAGGCAGTCACCCGCATCCAGGTCGGCGGCACCGCGGGCACCGACCCGTACGAGGTGCTCGTCGGCCGCAGTCTGCTGGGCGAGCTCCCCGGACTGATCGGGCCCAGGGCCAAGCGCGTCGCCGTCGTCCACCCCGAGGCCCTCGCCGAGACCGGCGACGAGATCCGGCGGGACCTCGCCGGGCAGGGCTACGAGGCCGTCGCCATCCAGGTGCCCAACGCCGAGGAGGCCAAGACCGCCGAGGTCGCGGCGTACTGCTGGAAGGCCCTCGGCCAGACCGGCTTCACCCGCAGCGACGTCATCGTCGGCGTCGGCGGCGGCGCCACGACCGACCTCGCCGGGTTCGTCGCCGCGACCTGGCTGCGCGGGGTGCGCTGGATCGCGGTGCCCACCACGGTCCTGGCCATGGTGGACGCCGCCGTGGGCGGCAAGACCGGCATCAACACCGCCGAGGGCAAGAACCTCGTCGGCGCCTTCCACCCGCCCGCCGGAGTGATCTGCGACCTCGGTGCGCTGGACTCGCTGCCCGTGCACGACTACGTCAGCGGCCTGGCCGAGATCATCAAGGCCGGCTTCATCGCGGACCCGGCCATCCTCGAGCTGATCGAGGCGGACCCGCAGGGCGCCCGCACCCCCGCCGGACCGCACACGGCGGAGCTGGTGGAGCGCTCGATCCGGGTCAAGGCGGACGTCGTCTCCAGCGACCTCAAGGAGTCCGGCCTGCGGGAGATCCTCAACTACGGGCACACGCTGGCGCACGCCATCGAGAAGAACGAGCGCTACAAGTGGCGGCACGGCGCCGCCGTCTCCGTCGGGATGGTCTTCGCCGCCGAACTCGGCCGTCTCGCGGGACGGCTCGACGACGCGACCGCGGACCGGCACCGCGCCGTGCTGGAGTCGGTCGGGCTGCCGCTCACCTACCGCGGTGACCAGTGGCCCCGGCTGCTGGAGACCATGCGGGTCGACAAGAAGTCCCGGGGCGACCTGCTGCGCTTCATCGTGCTCGACGGCCTGGCCAAGCCCACCGTGCTGGAGGGCCCGGACCCGGCCGTGCTGCTCGCCGCGTTCGGCGAGGTGTCCGCGTGA
- a CDS encoding shikimate kinase: MSDAPEPAPPRSAADSRRAGGRAPGGPKVVLIGPMGVGKSTVGALLAERLGTGYRDTDADIVAAEGREISDIFIEDGEPRFRELERAAVRAAVAEHTGVLALGGGAILDPGTRGLLSGLPVVYLSMDVEEAVRRVGLNTARPLLAVNPRRQWRELMEARRHLYTEAARVVVATDGRTPEEVAQAVLDALEWKDA, encoded by the coding sequence GTGAGTGACGCACCCGAGCCCGCGCCCCCGCGGTCCGCGGCGGACTCCCGCCGGGCCGGCGGCCGCGCTCCGGGCGGGCCGAAGGTCGTGCTGATCGGGCCGATGGGCGTCGGCAAGTCCACGGTCGGCGCCCTGCTGGCCGAGCGCCTCGGCACCGGCTACCGCGACACCGACGCCGACATCGTGGCGGCCGAGGGCCGGGAGATCTCGGACATCTTCATCGAGGACGGCGAACCGCGCTTCCGTGAGCTGGAGCGCGCGGCCGTTCGCGCCGCCGTCGCCGAGCACACGGGAGTACTCGCCCTGGGCGGCGGCGCGATCCTCGACCCGGGCACCCGCGGGCTGCTGTCCGGGCTGCCCGTCGTCTATCTCTCGATGGACGTCGAGGAGGCCGTCCGCCGGGTCGGGCTGAACACCGCCCGCCCGCTGCTGGCCGTCAATCCCCGCCGCCAGTGGCGCGAGCTGATGGAGGCCCGCCGGCACCTCTACACCGAAGCCGCCCGGGTCGTCGTCGCCACCGACGGCCGCACGCCCGAAGAGGTCGCCCAGGCGGTCCTCGACGCACTCGAATGGAAGGACGCATGA
- the aroC gene encoding chorismate synthase produces the protein MSRLRWLTAGESHGPALVATLEGLPAGVPVSTEMVADHLARRRLGYGRGARMKFERDEVTFLGGVRHGLTMGSPVAIMVGNTEWPKWEKVMAADPVDPAELAELARNAPLTRPRPGHADLAGMQKYGFDEARPILERASARETAARVALGAVARSYLKETAGIEIVSHVTELAAARAPHGVYPTPADVERLDADPVRCLDADASKAMVAEIDQAHKDGDTLGGVVEVLAYGVPVGLGSHVHWDRRLDARLAGALMGIQAIKGVEVGDGFELARVPGSKAHDEIVRTEDGIRRSSGRSGGTEGGLTTGELLRVRAAMKPIATVPRALMTVDVSTGETAAAHHQRSDVCAVPAAGIVAEAMVALVLADAVAEKFGGDSVPETRRNVRSYLENLAIR, from the coding sequence TTGAGCAGGTTGCGTTGGCTGACCGCGGGGGAGTCGCACGGACCCGCACTGGTGGCGACGCTGGAGGGTCTTCCCGCCGGCGTCCCGGTCAGCACGGAGATGGTGGCGGACCACCTGGCACGGCGGCGCCTGGGGTACGGACGCGGCGCGCGGATGAAGTTCGAGCGCGACGAGGTCACCTTCCTCGGCGGTGTCCGCCACGGACTCACCATGGGCTCCCCGGTCGCGATCATGGTGGGCAACACCGAGTGGCCCAAGTGGGAGAAGGTCATGGCCGCCGACCCGGTGGACCCGGCCGAGCTCGCCGAACTCGCCCGCAACGCCCCGCTGACCCGGCCCCGGCCGGGCCACGCCGACCTCGCCGGAATGCAGAAGTACGGCTTCGACGAGGCCCGCCCGATCCTGGAGCGCGCGAGTGCCCGGGAGACCGCGGCCCGGGTCGCCCTCGGCGCCGTCGCCCGCTCCTACCTCAAGGAGACCGCGGGCATCGAGATCGTCTCGCATGTGACCGAACTCGCCGCCGCCAGGGCCCCGCACGGGGTCTACCCGACCCCGGCCGACGTCGAGCGGCTCGACGCCGACCCGGTGCGCTGCCTGGACGCCGACGCGTCCAAGGCGATGGTCGCGGAGATCGACCAGGCCCACAAGGACGGCGACACCCTCGGCGGCGTCGTCGAGGTGCTCGCCTACGGGGTCCCCGTCGGCCTCGGCTCGCACGTCCACTGGGACCGCCGCCTCGACGCCCGGCTCGCGGGCGCGCTGATGGGCATCCAGGCGATCAAGGGCGTCGAGGTCGGCGACGGCTTCGAACTGGCCCGGGTGCCCGGCTCCAAGGCCCATGACGAGATCGTCCGCACCGAGGACGGCATCCGCCGCTCCTCCGGCCGCTCCGGCGGCACCGAGGGCGGTCTGACCACGGGCGAGCTGCTGCGGGTGCGCGCCGCGATGAAGCCGATCGCGACCGTGCCGCGCGCGCTGATGACCGTCGACGTCAGCACCGGCGAGACCGCCGCCGCTCACCACCAGCGCTCCGACGTGTGCGCCGTACCGGCCGCCGGCATCGTCGCCGAGGCGATGGTGGCGCTGGTGCTGGCGGACGCGGTCGCCGAGAAGTTCGGCGGTGACAGCGTCCCCGAGACCCGCCGCAACGTGCGGTCGTACCTCGAGAACCTGGCCATCCGGTGA
- a CDS encoding shikimate dehydrogenase, with protein MERAAATEPRRAAVLGSPIAHSLSPVLHRAAYAALGLTGWSYDRVEVTEADLEGFLQGLDASWAGLSLTMPLKRAVIPLLDGISDTAAAVEAVNTVVIAEDGRRTGDNTDIPGMLAALNERGVRKVDHAAVLGAGATASSALAALGRICTGPVTAYVRSRARAEEMRGWGERLGVEVHTADWAEAAHAFDAPLVVSTTPAGATDILVPYVPERPGTLFDVLYDPWPTPLAAAWAEQGGSVVGGLDLLVHQAVFQVELMTGRSPAPLAAMRAAGEEALAGR; from the coding sequence ATGGAACGCGCGGCGGCAACTGAACCGCGCCGGGCCGCGGTCCTGGGTTCCCCCATCGCCCACTCGCTCTCCCCCGTGCTCCACCGCGCCGCCTACGCGGCACTCGGCCTGACCGGCTGGTCCTACGACCGGGTCGAGGTGACCGAGGCGGACCTGGAGGGCTTCCTCCAGGGACTGGACGCGAGCTGGGCCGGGCTGTCGCTGACCATGCCGCTGAAGCGCGCGGTCATCCCGCTGCTCGACGGGATCAGCGACACCGCCGCCGCCGTCGAGGCCGTCAACACGGTCGTCATCGCCGAGGACGGCCGGCGCACCGGCGACAACACCGACATCCCCGGGATGCTCGCCGCACTGAACGAGCGCGGGGTGCGGAAGGTCGACCACGCGGCCGTCCTCGGCGCCGGCGCCACCGCCTCCTCGGCGCTCGCCGCGCTCGGCCGGATCTGCACCGGACCCGTCACCGCGTACGTGCGCAGCCGGGCCCGAGCCGAGGAGATGCGGGGCTGGGGCGAACGGCTCGGCGTGGAGGTGCACACCGCCGACTGGGCGGAGGCGGCGCACGCCTTCGACGCTCCGCTGGTCGTCTCCACCACCCCGGCGGGGGCGACGGACATCCTGGTCCCCTACGTCCCGGAGCGCCCCGGCACCCTGTTCGACGTGCTCTACGACCCGTGGCCCACACCGCTGGCCGCGGCCTGGGCCGAACAGGGCGGCTCCGTCGTCGGCGGCCTCGACCTGCTGGTGCACCAGGCCGTCTTCCAGGTGGAGCTGATGACCGGACGTTCCCCGGCCCCGCTGGCCGCGATGCGCGCCGCCGGTGAGGAGGCCCTCGCCGGGCGCTGA